Sequence from the Fusobacterium periodonticum 1_1_41FAA genome:
CTTTAACTTTGTTTTCTAACCAATCTTCAACTTTAGAAGTGATTTCATCAGTATCGAAAGCTGCATCTATAGCAAGTCCCATGAATTTATCTCCATCGATTACTGCTTCAGAAGCTTCGAAATCATATCCATCAGTAGAAGTAAATCCAACTATTTTAGCTCCTTTAGGTTCTACTGCATCATAGAAGTGTTTCATTGATTCAACATAGTTCCCACCGAATATTGCAGCATCTCCTACACCAACAAATGCAACAACTTTTCCAGAGAAATCCATATCTGCAACTTCATCAATAACAGAAGCCCAATCATCTTGTAATTCTCCCATTCCATAAGTTGGAGAAGCTAAGATTATGTTATCAAACATTTCCATTTCATCTACACCATTAGCAACATCAAATACTTGAGCATCTCCTAATTGAGCAGCTAAAATATCAACAACTTCTTGAGTTTTTCCCCCTGTAGTTCCAAAAAATATACCAACTGTTTTCATCTAAAATTACCTCCTTAAAATATACTGCTTTAATTTTATAATTTTACCCGACTATTGTCAAGTATTTTCGGAAAAAATAACAAAATTTTGACAAAAAATATTTTTTTTTATAAAAAACGACTATTATCTAAACTTTTAAGTAAAAATAACAGTCTATATACTATATTGAGTAATTAAAATTAAACTAACCTCTTGCTTTCAATTATAATATAATTATGTTATAATATATAAATGTATTTATTTATTTTTTTTGAAATTATAGTCATATAATTTAGTTAGGAGGAAATTGTGAAAAAGGCATCAATCATCACTTATGGATGTCAAATGAATGTTAATGAAAGTGCAAAAATAAAAAAGATTTTTCAAAATTTAGGTTATGATGTTACAGAGGAAACTGACGATGCAGATGCAGTATTCTTAAATACTTGTACCGTAAGAGAAGGAGCCGCTACTCAAATCTTCGGAAAATTAGGAGAACTAAAGTCACTTAAAGAAAAAAAAGGTACTATAATTGGAGTTACTGGTTGCTTTGCTCAAGAGCAAGGCGAAGAACTTGTTAAAAAGTTTCCAATAATTGATATAGTTATGGGGAATCAAAATATTGGAAGAATTCCTCAAGCAATAGAAAAAATTGAAAATAATGAGAGTTCTCATGAAGTATACACAGATAATGAAGATGAATTACCACCAAGACTAGATGCAGAATTTGCATCTGATCAAACGGCTTCAATTTCTATAACTTATGGTTGTAATAATTTCTGTACTTTCTGTATAGTTCCTTATGTTAGAGGTAGAGAAAGATCTGTTCCTCTCGAAGAAATAGTAAAAGATGTAGAACAATATGTGAATAAAGGTGCAAAAGAAATTGTTCTATTAGGTCAAAATGTAAATTCATATGGAAAAGATTTTAAAAATGGAGATAATTTTGCTAAACT
This genomic interval carries:
- a CDS encoding flavodoxin, translating into MKTVGIFFGTTGGKTQEVVDILAAQLGDAQVFDVANGVDEMEMFDNIILASPTYGMGELQDDWASVIDEVADMDFSGKVVAFVGVGDAAIFGGNYVESMKHFYDAVEPKGAKIVGFTSTDGYDFEASEAVIDGDKFMGLAIDAAFDTDEITSKVEDWLENKVKDELL